A single Methanobrevibacter boviskoreani JH1 DNA region contains:
- a CDS encoding isopentenyl phosphate kinase: MIILKIGGSIITDKDSSVAKVDYNNLNRVCEEIKQSFMEENIHPQLEDGLVLVHGAGSFAHPPASKYKIGQAFSEEELPEKRIGFTETLVAGRKLDTYVCEALWKHDIPAVSLPPSSFITTTNKRITNCNLDLIKRYLELGFVPVLYGDVVLDTNEKFVVISGDQIIQNLASRMSFDRVVLGTDVDGVYDKNPKKHSDAKLIENVHSIDDITQIESTTNVDVTGGMVGKVKELLDLAYSGVSSEIVNANKPGIIAASLQNKKVKGTKISKK; encoded by the coding sequence TTGATAATACTTAAGATTGGCGGGAGTATAATTACAGATAAAGATTCATCTGTTGCTAAAGTTGATTATAACAATTTAAATAGGGTATGTGAAGAGATTAAACAATCCTTTATGGAAGAGAATATCCATCCCCAATTAGAGGATGGATTGGTTCTGGTTCATGGTGCAGGATCATTTGCCCATCCACCAGCAAGCAAATATAAGATTGGCCAGGCTTTTAGTGAGGAGGAACTTCCAGAAAAAAGGATTGGTTTTACAGAAACATTGGTTGCAGGAAGAAAGTTGGATACATATGTCTGTGAGGCATTATGGAAACATGATATTCCTGCAGTATCTTTACCGCCTTCTTCCTTTATTACCACTACTAATAAAAGAATAACGAATTGTAATCTGGATTTAATTAAAAGATATTTGGAGTTGGGTTTTGTACCTGTACTATATGGTGATGTTGTATTGGATACAAATGAGAAGTTTGTAGTAATATCCGGTGATCAGATTATTCAGAACCTTGCAAGCAGAATGAGTTTTGATAGAGTGGTACTTGGTACCGATGTTGATGGTGTTTATGATAAAAATCCTAAAAAACATTCTGATGCTAAATTGATTGAGAATGTACATTCAATCGATGATATTACACAAATAGAGTCCACCACTAATGTTGATGTTACTGGTGGTATGGTAGGTAAGGTTAAGGAACTTTTAGATCTTGCATATTCTGGTGTTAGCTCCGAGATTGTAAATGCTAATAAACCGGGTATAATCGCAGCATCACTCCAAAACAAGAAAGTCAAAGGTACCAAAATCTCTAAGAAATAG
- the mvk gene encoding mevalonate kinase: protein MEVKASAPGKTILFGEHSVVYGEPAIATAVNKRATVRIKDSSTDKTILKSKDLGFEAELDTKNKKYVLKRGKPGIIRYILEALYMVHDHSPIEIDLSIDIPIGSGLGSSAAVTVATLAALYRYHNIYFNKKGLAEKAHQVEFKVQGEASPLDTLVSTYGGLIYLSRNKKLQRINSNINAPFVIGVTSKYGSTSRMVKNVKNLKTKYPSIMDPIIKTMGVLTDEAKKAIEEGNVNKMGELMNINQGLLDSINVNTKELSRMVYIARGAGAIGSKITGAGGGGSIVALCPNKVEQVSNAIGVYDSTVQLRFSRKGVSSKVISRNRKDKSHKSNNLKNHNHKQRSKHGGVIDNKNIAVKVNSSKHVKNSPKFNKKSVSSHKNPSKSNANISIKDNKVIFKKKKSKTINNNLIDYAN, encoded by the coding sequence AAAACGATTTTGTTTGGAGAACATTCTGTTGTTTATGGTGAACCTGCAATTGCAACAGCAGTAAATAAAAGGGCTACTGTCCGTATTAAAGATAGCAGTACGGATAAAACTATTTTAAAATCCAAAGATCTAGGATTTGAAGCCGAATTGGATACCAAAAATAAGAAATATGTGTTGAAGAGAGGTAAACCCGGAATTATTAGATATATTTTAGAGGCCTTATATATGGTTCATGATCATTCACCAATTGAGATTGATTTGTCAATTGACATTCCAATTGGTTCTGGTTTAGGTTCCTCAGCTGCTGTAACAGTTGCAACACTTGCGGCTTTATACAGGTATCACAATATTTACTTTAACAAAAAAGGTCTTGCAGAGAAAGCCCATCAAGTAGAGTTTAAGGTACAGGGTGAGGCAAGTCCTTTAGATACATTAGTATCTACTTATGGTGGTTTAATCTATTTAAGCCGTAATAAAAAACTTCAAAGAATTAATTCAAATATCAATGCCCCATTCGTTATTGGTGTTACCTCTAAATATGGCAGTACTAGTCGTATGGTTAAGAATGTAAAGAATTTAAAGACCAAATATCCCTCAATTATGGATCCAATCATAAAGACCATGGGTGTATTAACTGATGAGGCTAAGAAGGCTATTGAGGAAGGCAATGTTAATAAAATGGGGGAATTGATGAATATTAATCAAGGTTTATTGGATTCTATTAATGTCAATACTAAAGAGTTATCCCGTATGGTTTATATTGCAAGAGGTGCCGGAGCTATTGGTTCTAAAATCACCGGTGCCGGTGGTGGTGGAAGTATTGTAGCTTTATGTCCTAATAAGGTGGAACAAGTTTCTAATGCCATTGGTGTATATGATTCCACAGTTCAACTTAGATTTTCTAGAAAAGGTGTAAGTTCTAAGGTTATCTCTAGAAATAGGAAGGATAAATCCCATAAGAGTAATAATCTAAAAAATCATAATCATAAACAAAGAAGTAAACACGGTGGTGTAATAGATAACAAGAATATTGCCGTTAAGGTTAATTCTAGTAAACATGTAAAAAATAGTCCTAAATTTAACAAGAAAAGTGTTAGTAGTCACAAGAACCCTTCTAAATCAAATGCAAATATATCTATTAAAGACAATAAAGTAATCTTTAAAAAGAAAAAGTCAAAAACTATTAATAATAATCTAATTGATTATGCCAATTAG